A single window of Betta splendens chromosome 11, fBetSpl5.4, whole genome shotgun sequence DNA harbors:
- the poc1bl gene encoding polypeptide N-acetylgalactosaminyltransferase 4, with protein MRGRFSRRLGVLAKAGFLLWLLWLGYLLLARFSFHRDEADDLDLRRLSIEEAGEEGQLGRPVYVKPPADSNAPGEWGRATHLNLSPEEKKQEQDAIERYAINIYVSDRISLHRHIQDHRMTECRSKRFDYRRLPTTSVIIAFYNEAWSTLLRTIHSVLETTPAVLLKEIILIDDFSDRGYLKSQLADYISKLQRVRLIRTNKREGLVRARLIGATFATGDVLTFLDCHCECVPGWIEPLLERIAENASTIVCPVIDTIDWNTFEFYMQTDDPMIGGFDWRLTFQWHSVPEVERKRRKSRIDPIRSPTMAGGLFAVSKAYFEYLGTYDMGMEVWGGENLELSFRVWQCGGSLEIHPCSHVGHVFPKKAPYARPNFLQNTVRAAEVWMDSYKQHFYNRNPPAKKESYGDISERLLLRNRLKCNTFDWYLKNIYPDLHVPEDSEGWHGAVRSSGIHSECLDYNAPEHSPTGAHLSLFGCHGQGGNQYFEYTSKKEIRFNSVTELCAEVPEGQTFIGMRHCPRDGDVRPPTIIWEFREDGIIHHPHTDMCVTAYRTAEGRTDVQMRPCSPGDKAQRWRFEW; from the exons ATGAGGGGCCGATTCTCCCGCAGACTGGGGGTACTGGCCAAGGCCGGGttcctgctgtggctgctgtggctgggCTACCTGCTCCTCGCGCGCTTCTCCTTCCACCGCGACGAGGCGGACGATCTGGACCTGAGGCGGCTGTCCATcgaggaggcgggggaggaggggcagCTGGGGAGGCCCGTCTACGTTAAGCCGCCGGCGGACAGCAACGCGCCGGGGGAGTGGGGCCGCGCCACGCACCTCAACCTCAGCCCTGAGGaaaagaagcaggagcaggacgcCATAGAGCGCTACGCCATCAACATCTACGTCAGTGACAGGATTTCCCTCCACCGACACATCCAGGACCACAGGATGACTGA ATGCCGAAGCAAGAGGTTTGACTACCGCCGGCTACCTACCACCTCTGTGATCATAGCCTTCTACAACGAGGCCTGGTCGACCCTGCTGAGGACCATTCACAGCGTTCTGGAGACCACGCCTGCCGTCCTGTTGAAAGAAATCATCCTCATCGATGACTTCAGTGACAGAG GCTACCTGAAATCCCAGCTCGCTGACTACATCAGCAAGCTGCAACGCGTGCGCCTCATCCGCACCAACAAGCGAGAGGGGCTGGTCCGAGCGCGGCTCATCGGGGCCACCTTCGCCACGGGGGACGTGCTGACCTTTCTGGATTGCCACTGTGAGTGCGTCCCCGGCTGGATCGAGCCTCTGCTGGAACG GATCGCCGAGAACGCCAGCACCATCGTGTGCCCCGTCATCGACACCATCGACTGGAACACCTTCGAGTTTTACATGCAAACGGACGATCCGATGATCGGCGGCTTCGACTGGAGGCTCACCTTCCAGTGGCACTCGGTTCCGGAGGTGGAGCGCAAGAGACGCAAGTCGCGCATTGACCCCATCAG GTCTCCTACAATGGCAGGCGGGCTGTTTGCTGTGAGCAAGGCCTACTTCGAGTACCTTGGCACATACGACATGGGCATGGAGGTTTGGGGAGGCGAAAACCTAGAGCTCTCCTTCAGA GTGTGGCAGTGCGGGGGCAGCTTGGAGATCCACCCCTGCTCCCACGTGGGACACGTCTTCCCCAAGAAGGCCCCGTACGCGCGGCCCAACTTCCTCCAGAACACTGTGCGAGCCGCAGAGGTCTGGATGGACTCTTACAAACAGCACTTCTACAACAGGAATCCACCAGCCAAAAAG GAGTCGTACGGGGACATCTCAGAGCGACTGCTGCTGAGGAACAGGCTGAAGTGCAACACTTTTGACTGGTACCTGAAAAATATCTACCCTGACCTCCATGTACCGGAGGACAGCGAGGGCTGGCATGGGGCT GTGCGCAGCTCGGGGATCCATTCAGAATGTCTGGACTACAACGCCCCGGAGCACAGTCCCACCGGTGCCCACCTCTCTCTGTTCGGCTGCCACGGCCAGGGAGGCAACCAG TACTTCGAATACACGTCAAAGAAGGAGATCCGATTCAACTCGGTGACAGAGCTGTGCGCTGAAGTACCTGAGGGACAGACCTTCATTGGGATGAGACACTGCCCTCGTGACGGGGACGTCAGGCCGCCCACTATCATCTGGGAGTTCAGAGAG GACGGAATCATCCACCACCCTCACACGGACATGTGCGTGACGGCCTACCGCACGGCCGAGGGCCGCACGGACGTGCAGATGAGGCCCTGCAGCCCAGGAGACAAGGCCCAGCGGTGGAGGTTCGAATggtag
- the galnt12 gene encoding LOW QUALITY PROTEIN: polypeptide N-acetylgalactosaminyltransferase 12 (The sequence of the model RefSeq protein was modified relative to this genomic sequence to represent the inferred CDS: deleted 1 base in 1 codon) translates to MVTCRRRTRPRLLLFVIAGTFVAIVLFFRQNYGDVKAANRPEVHVDAQVENERLKKPVYDKPPLDRNALGELGRAVRLNLEGEEKRREEDSIAKHQINVYVSDQLSLHRRLPERWNPLCRNLKYDYRSLPTTSIVIAFYNEAWSTLLRTVHSVLETSPDLLLQEVVLVDDYSDRAHLKGPLEKYISGLRKVRLIRATKREGLVRARLLGASIATGDVLTFLDCHCECHEGWLEPLLQRIKEEPTAVVCPVIDVIDWNTFEYLGNSGEPQIGGFDWRLVFTWHAIPEYEQKRRRSPTDVIRSPTMAGGLFAVGKNYFHYLGTYDTGMEVWGGENLEFSFRIWQCGGSLEVHPCSHVGHVFPKRAPYSRDKALANSVRAAEVWMDDYKKVYYHRNPHARLEAFGDITERKMLREKLGCKNFRWYLDNIYPDIQVPEDQPGMFGMLKNRGMTNYCFDYNPVDENVVVGQRVILYQCHGMGQNQFFEMSTDGEIRYNTREPAGCVAGDNVSTYLTLSSCRKRNQSVPADQKFILQEDGRLYHVSSQKCVQAVDKTDNSKPAPSLQACSDSPYQKWFFEERT, encoded by the exons ATGGTAACGTGCAGAAGAAGGACACGGCCCAGATTACTGCTTTTTGTCATCGCCGGTACTTTTGTTGCAATTGTCTTATTTTTCCGACAAAACTACGGGGACGTGAAGGCAGCAAATCGCCCAGAGGTCCACGTGGACGCGCAGGTGGAGAACGAGCGTCTGAAGAAGCCCGTCTACGACAAGCCCCCGTTGGACAGGAACGCGCTGGGGGAGCTGGGGAGAGCCGTGAGGCTGAacctggagggagaggagaaacgCAGAGAGGAGGACAGCATCGCAAAGCATCAGATTAACGTTTACGTCAGTGATCAACTGTCACTGCATCGCCGGCTGCCAGAGAGATGGAACCCACT TTGCAGAAACCTG AAGTACGACTACCGCTCCCTGCCCACGACCTCCATAGTGATCGCCTTCTACAACGAGGCCTGGTCCACGCTGCTGAGGACCGTCCACAGCGTGCTGGAGACCTCCCCcgacctcctgctgcaggaggtggtgctggtggacgaCTACAGTGATCGAG CGCACCTGAAGGGGCCGTTGGAAAAGTACATCTCCGGTTTGAGGAAGGTGCGCCTGATCCGAGCCACGAAGAGGGAGGGCCTGGTGCGCGCCAGGTTGCTGGGCGCCTCCATCGCCACGGGCGACGTGCTGACCTTCCTGGACTGTCACTGCGAGTGCCACGAGGGCTggctggagccgctgctgcagag AATCAAAGAGGAGCCCACGGCCGTGGTGTGCCCCGTTATTGACGTCATCGACTGGAACACCTTTGAGTATTTAGGCAACTCTGGAGAACCTCAGATCGGGGGGTTCGACTGGAGGCTGGTCTTCACCTGGCACGCGATCCCAGAGTATGAGCAGAAACGCCGCCGTTCGCCCACAGATGTCATCAG GTCTCCTACAATGGCTGGTGGCCTGTTCGCTGTGGGCAAAAACTACTTCCATTACCTGGGAACCTATGACACAGGAATGGAGGTCTGGGGAGGAGAGAACCTGGAGTTCTCCTTCAGG ATCTGGCAGTGCGGAGGCAGCTTGGAGGTCCACCCGTGCTCCCATGTGGGTCACGTGTTCCCCAAAAGAGCGCCGTACTCGCGGGACAAAGCTCTGGCCAACAGCGTGAGAGCGGCCGAGGTCTGGATGGACGATTACAAAAAGGTCTACTACCACCGCAACCCCCACGCACGACTG GAGGCGTTTGGAGACATAACGGAGCGGAAGATGCTCCGAGAGAAGCTGGGCTGTAAGAACTTCAGGTGGTACCTGGACAATATTTACCCCGATATTCAAGTCCCGGAGGATCAGCCGGGCATGTTCGGAATG CTGAAGAATCGGGGCATGACCAACTACTGTTTCGACTACAACCCTGTGGATGAGAACGTGGTGGTGGGCCAGAGGGTCATCCTCTACCAATGTCACGGCATGGGCCAGAACCAG TTCTTTGAAATGTCCACGGATGGAGAGATTCGCTATAACACGCGGGAACCTGCTGGATGCGTTGCCGGGGACAACGTCAGCACTTACCTGACTCTTAGTTCATGTAGGAAGCGAAACCAGTCTGTACCCGCAGACCAGAagtttatcctccaagag GATGGCCGTCTGTACCACGTCAGCAGCCAGAAGTGTGTTCAAGCTGTAGACAAGACGGACAACAGCAAACCCGCTCCCTCACTCCAAGCCTGCTCCGACAGCCCGTACCAAAAATGGTTCTTTGAGGAGCGAACATAA